In Porites lutea chromosome 1, jaPorLute2.1, whole genome shotgun sequence, a single genomic region encodes these proteins:
- the LOC140930966 gene encoding uncharacterized protein — protein sequence MEKIHLEPCDFTSLSDKVDQLTRNAEVNIPALHENLNKVGEAFTLSKGKRPNSEKALVLLTDHKICPRYLMEHVEEEVNKVKQMGVIILPVGMGPHIDIWELERINGDGHKIMHFGEYANPKTVGNSIFNALQGKDLVESYREYFTTPYFVYIRDTFSYLTLLGLHIALCVDTSSIPFSSLEWTILVFFLGRILMESRQFLDVKIRRFFLKGCNKYFRDRWNILDCITLLNCLVTFVLRVVTWTLSESVTDNRALVVSGYLYGLNTMFLTLRAFGHVMETNEGIGTIQIAFFQIMADVVTVFWQFIAIILAFSIAITKVYMAERSFISDNNGTKSACKSSSGLVCY from the exons ATGGAGAAGATTCATCTTGAGCCTTGTGACTTCACATCATTGTCTGACAAAGTGGATCAGCTAACAAGGAACGCCGAAGTCAATATCCCCGCTCTTCACGAAAATCTAAACAAAGTAGGGGAAGCTTTCACACTTAGCAAGGGTAAAAGGCCAAACTCAGAAAAG GCTCTAGTATTGTTAACAGACCATAAGATTTGTCCACGGTATCTCATGGAACACGTCGAGGAAGAAGTCAATAAAGTCAAACAAATGGGGGTTATTATTCTGCCAGTGGGAATGGGCCCGCACATCGACATCTGGGAATTAGAGAGGATTAACGGAGACGGGCACAAGATTATGCACTTTGGAGAATACGCAAATCCGAAAACCGTTGGCAACAGCATTTTTAACG cgCTCCAGGGAAAGGATTTAGTTG AAAGTTACCGGGAATACTTTACAACTCCATACTTCGTGTACATTCGTGACACGTTTAGCTACCTCACACTGCTTGGTTTACACATTGCTCTTTGTGTTGATACATCAAGCATCCCGTTCAGCAGTCTAGAGTGGACAATTTTGGTGTTCTTCTTGGGAAGGATCTTGATGGAGAGTCGGCAGTTCTTGGATGTCAAAATACGGCGATTTTTTCTAAAAGGATGCAACAAATACTTTAG gGATCGATGGAACATTCTGGATTGCATTACCCTTCTGAACTGCTTGGTGACCTTTGTACTCAGAGTAGTCACGTGGACCTTGTCAGAATCTGTCACCGACAATCGAGCTCTCGTTGTTTCTGGTTATCTGTATGGCCTTAATACCATGTTCCTCACACTTCGAGCCTTTGGTCACGTGATGGAAACAAACGAGGGGATTGGCACCATTCAGATCGCTTTCTTTCAAATCATGGCTGACGTGGTAACGGTATTCTGGCAGTTTATTGCCATCATTTTGGCGTTTTCTATCGCCATTACCAAGGTGTACATGGCAGAGAGATCATTCATCTCTGACAACAATGGCACAAAATC TGCCTGCAAATCATCCAGTGGATTGGTTTG CTATTAA